Genomic window (Sporocytophaga myxococcoides):
CTGTTGCTGTGCACTGCTCAGGAGGATACCGGTCAGCTATTGCCAGCAGTTTACTTGAGCATGCCCAAGTTCACAAAGTTTATGATATAAGCGAAAGTATAAAATCGATTGAGGAGCTACAAAAAAATACATAAAGTAAAAATTATAAAATAAAGTAGAATAAGAGCGGGTGTTTATCCCACTCTTTAGCCTACATAGATTTAAATTCAAAAGGGATTTCTACAAGCTCGGAAAATTCTTGACCTGCCTCTTTCATATCTTCATCATCAGAGAAATGATACCAGATAATTTTGGCACCTTGTATTTTTTCAAACTTTGTTAAAATATCCAATATTAATTTAGAAGATGCGGTATTAAAATATTCAAGTTTAACCTGAAGATTGGTTGCTGGATTGGATTGATCCTTATATGCTTCGATCCAGCTTAACACTGGCTTAAAAAATCCGGCAGCATCTTCCGGAAGTGATCTACCGGAAATTTCAAATACTCCTTTAGATTTGTCTAATGTAACAGAAGGAGTATCTTCAGTTCCGCTTATATTCAAAATATCCATAATTATAGAAAGATTATCAAATAGGGTTAAATAAGAAAAAGGATTTATTTACTCGCTGATTCTTGCAATTTTAGATTTGAAAGAAAAGAAAGAATATTCAGAATCTACCTTCTCAAAATTATACTCGAGCTTCTGTCCTGATTTTCTTGCAATATCAACAAATCCCAATCCTGCACCACCTTTATCTGACATTTCATTATTTTGAATTAATTCCTTATAGAAATTCTTCAAACCATCTTTATCAAGGCTATTGATCTTTTCAAGTTTTTCGGATAAACCCTGAATATCCTTATTGGCGATCATGTTACCTGAAGTAATGATATAGCAGTCCTCTTCGGAACCAATCATAAAAATAGCTTTTCTTTCATTTGGCACAGAAAGAGCTTCTGAATGTTTGCAGATATTCTGAAGGCATTCAACCATTACATTGAATACTTTTCTTTTAATATTGCTTTCCTCACCTTTGGAATCAAGTTTTTTCTCGGCCATGGATAATACGGCCTTTGTTATTTCCTGGGTAAACTCCCCTTCATATACAAGTATGATATTTTCTTCTACCATAGTTTTGTGAATATTATAAATATAATTCATACGTCGTTAGTTTCTACTTTAATTTAAACTCTATAAATAATTATTAAAATTTAACTCCAATTAAAAGAACATCATCTGTCTGTTTATGCTCACCTTTCCATGATTCAAACTCAAAGTTTAAAGCATCGTGTATTGCATCCATAGATTTATCTTTATTATTCATGATAGCATCTTTGATCTTCACAGTACCAAGTTTTCTGTTTTGAGGTCCGCCAAACTGATCAGGGAACCCATCAGAGAAGAAGAAAATCATATCACCTGTTTTCATCTTAATTTTATGGTTGGTAAACTGAGTCTGATTTTTATAGACTCCCCCACCAATAGCCCATTTATCCCCTTTATATTCTGTTAATTCCCCATCAGATACATGATATAAAGATCTGTGAGCACCGGCGTACTCTACGATTTTCTTGGACAAATTTATTTTACAGAATGCAATATCCATTCCATCCTTGATATTCTCCTCATTAGTGTCTTTGATAAGTGTTTCGTTAACCTTTCTGTCAAACTCATCCAGAATAGCCCCTGAATTTAAACCTGAGCACATTTCCACAATATTATTAAGTTGGAAATATCCCACAAGAGACAACATAGCTCCAGGTACGCCATGCCCAGTGCAATCAACTACAGAAATAAACACAGAGTCATCTTTTTCCATATACCAAGGGAAGTCACCACTTACAATATCTCTTGGTTTGTATAGTATAAATGCTCCAGGAAGGGTTTTCTGAATTGATTTACTATCCGGAATAATCGCATTCTGAATTCTTTTTGAATAGGTAATACTTTCATGTATGCTTCTGTTCTTGGCCTGAATCTCCCTTTCTATAAGCTTCATCTCTGTAATATCATGAGAGACCACCAGTACGGACTCCAGATTATTTTCATTATATTCTGGAATTGCGTTGATCTGCATTACTCTTTCACCGATATGTGAATTATAATTCGTTTCAAGGTGAAGCTTGTTTTCGGTACTGATTACATTCTGAAGAATCTCTTTCCATACACCTACAATTCCATTTTGAGAACTAACAGTTTCCAGAGATTGATTCATAAATTCCGAAGGTTTTAAACCTGTATAGTTTTCAATGACAGGGTTTGTATAAGTAATAACTCCATCACAGTTCAATCGAGTAATAAGATCCGGAGAGTTTTCTGAAAGTGCCTGCATATTTTTCCTCATACGTTCTTCCATCTCTGCCTTCCTCTTCACTGTAATATCGCGTGAATTAAGAATAATACCACCTACAGCGCTGTCTGATAAAAGATTTTTACCTGTTGCTTCAAGCCATATCAATTCACCATTATCTTTTATAAACCTATATTGAATTGTAATAGATTTTTCCGGATCAGCAAGAAGTTCATCAAACATAGCTTTATATGCCATTCTGTCTTCTTCATATATGTGTGCTTCATCTTTCTTATTTACAAGGTCAGATGAATCAATACCTAAGATCCTTTTTACAGATGGACTCACATACCTTAAAACCATATTCTTCTCATAGATTGCAATTACCTCAGAAGCGTTTTCAAGCAATGACTGCATTCTTTTCTGAGTTTTATTTACCTCTTCAATCTGCTCTTCCAGTTTTTCATTGGATAACTGAAGATCTTCCTGAGTCGCTCTCATCTCTTCAGCATTTTGTCTCAACTCTTCTTGTTGCTGCTGGAGTTCTGCACTCATCTTCTGAGATTGCTCAAGATGCCTTTGAGTGCGCTCATTCACATGAATGTTAAAGATAGTTCTTGCTAA
Coding sequences:
- a CDS encoding DUF1987 domain-containing protein, whose amino-acid sequence is MDILNISGTEDTPSVTLDKSKGVFEISGRSLPEDAAGFFKPVLSWIEAYKDQSNPATNLQVKLEYFNTASSKLILDILTKFEKIQGAKIIWYHFSDDEDMKEAGQEFSELVEIPFEFKSM
- a CDS encoding SiaB family protein kinase, with translation MNYIYNIHKTMVEENIILVYEGEFTQEITKAVLSMAEKKLDSKGEESNIKRKVFNVMVECLQNICKHSEALSVPNERKAIFMIGSEEDCYIITSGNMIANKDIQGLSEKLEKINSLDKDGLKNFYKELIQNNEMSDKGGAGLGFVDIARKSGQKLEYNFEKVDSEYSFFSFKSKIARISE
- a CDS encoding PAS domain S-box protein, with the translated sequence MFNKIKLSLGSKIVVFTTSLVAAALLLISYIQYSVFAKLISGTETGGKVVEEFSDDSRLYLIAASLFVVLVTIGLSFYLVRYLTQPIISLKEYLKLTEEGILANEININSGDEIGEMASITNNIVRSLKHTAHFAHTIGEGNLNTQFKPASENDVLGNSLLNMQKNLISAEIREKERNWIVNGIAEVGEILRKHNSIDLLSYDVIKYLIGKIGAIQGAFYVIEDDDENDFKKAIVMKNLYAYNRKKYKTAKFKMGEGLVGQAAIEGATIFRTEIPQDYCSITSGLIIDKKPDSILIVPLITEELTYGVVEFASLKKFSKNEVRFIEEVGPILARTIFNIHVNERTQRHLEQSQKMSAELQQQQEELRQNAEEMRATQEDLQLSNEKLEEQIEEVNKTQKRMQSLLENASEVIAIYEKNMVLRYVSPSVKRILGIDSSDLVNKKDEAHIYEEDRMAYKAMFDELLADPEKSITIQYRFIKDNGELIWLEATGKNLLSDSAVGGIILNSRDITVKRKAEMEERMRKNMQALSENSPDLITRLNCDGVITYTNPVIENYTGLKPSEFMNQSLETVSSQNGIVGVWKEILQNVISTENKLHLETNYNSHIGERVMQINAIPEYNENNLESVLVVSHDITEMKLIEREIQAKNRSIHESITYSKRIQNAIIPDSKSIQKTLPGAFILYKPRDIVSGDFPWYMEKDDSVFISVVDCTGHGVPGAMLSLVGYFQLNNIVEMCSGLNSGAILDEFDRKVNETLIKDTNEENIKDGMDIAFCKINLSKKIVEYAGAHRSLYHVSDGELTEYKGDKWAIGGGVYKNQTQFTNHKIKMKTGDMIFFFSDGFPDQFGGPQNRKLGTVKIKDAIMNNKDKSMDAIHDALNFEFESWKGEHKQTDDVLLIGVKF